actctgGCATTGCTGCTGGATTATTCTTGTATTAGatgtatttgaatgagatatcTCGGTTAGGGTCAAGAATCAGAACTTCAGGAGCTTTTAAcactttcatgatgtggatctaaccactcctggaatatttttatggtcttttgtcagtgattgataatgagacacctcacagtctcagtgtttcaagggaacagcacaatgtcctctttccccaatatcatggctcagtttaactgggatttcaatgtatttgttgggtatcactgttatcaaatattatttcactctgtgtgtgtctgacgttgcttcagaggtctggctactgaactgagtttgccgctgacactttcacatctccttctctgcttcactttggaaccttcactgtcactggacagcACTGAAAAAAGGAATTGATGTGATATTTTGTTGGATTACACTCAGTTGGaatcatttatctgtagattaccagctgcagcgctgatgttggtgttttaccaATTAAACAATCACACATtttaacggtgtactttataattccagcagAGGGAATTTGAATGAATGtgaagtttgtctggaagaagctttcgatcctgattATTACATGTATTGTagctgaagtgaagagtgtaggtgaacaggtggagacttggatgCTCTGTAGGTGCAATAAATTAGTCACGGCAGTGTCACCATTGAGCAAACTCACTCTGAgagtagaatcattgaacctggggcaggtgaaacgGAGAGAAACTGGGAGCTGAagctgtctgttgtcagattgcgttCATTTTACTGTTAGATTTGATCCTCTGTGTTCATTTCTTTCatctcctcattttgttttgtagaaagttcctattcctcacttactgactgaataaacataatagaatcagttcttcaatgATGGTAATTCATTCTTTAAATACTGGACTTTAAAATCTCAGTGACTGCTgagttcaataaagagcgaggctgataacagaaatatatttaaatttacatttaattgcctgtacaaactaagtaCATTGACTCtattgtataaccaatgaactgttctccaacaccaataaccacagggattattgtttaaatgtattaattgagttgtgttactgggatctagagattagatttcctctaacactctgctgcagtctctccctgtgaatctcagcctctcctctcactgtattgaatcctcagtctcctcatccattacttcagtttatccactttcccaaaccatcttctcctgtctctcctccagctccaacatgtccttttccttctctccctcccgatCACACTCACTGGATCCACCTCCAACTGCTTCGTCCATCCTGATAGGAAtagagggacataggagcaggaggaggccattcagcccttcaagcctgctctgccattctagatcatggctgatatgatcacTCAAACTCAGCACTGTAGTTTTCAAccatttcccatttggtaacagtccctgtcggttctctgaacccagagcaacaaaccagctgcacatcccgctctgcccaaaccttcccaaccaacagtctggagacaaattcccaattaacccattggattccatctctgtaaatccctttctcatttccccaccggtactacATCCTCACTCAGTGCTTCCAGTCGATTCAGTGctaactttattcactttctgtatcaatttcccaattcattattaataattgtgtttcaaacatttcactgtgacaaagtactgcccaggtcaatgaaccaGATTCCACTGTCCGATGCCCCAACAAAGCTAGAGATTTCAggtcagatcctgtcaaactgctgctttgtctccaggtcttatCCGCAATTtcactgcttccttttctctctcttccagttaacttggtggcgattgtgatcctgtcccgaggaaagtgcggtctctccaaatgtatcactgtctacctggtgggaatggcagtggctgatctcctggtcgttatcactgaacccatattgcaaaggactgtttcaatttatttcccagattcattcctgagaattactcctgtgtgttctctcattaccatTCTgtgttctgcagccacagttgtttctgtctggctcacagtcactttcacctttgatcgatttgtggccatttgttgtgagaagctgaaaacaaaatattgcagcgagaaaacggcggctgtggttgtgggaacggtgagtgtgctgggctgtttagtgtctctcccctgctactttacacaggaacaaaatTACatgattgataatgttcccatgggttgtgtctttaaactgagcttctttacctcCCCCATATGGGCGGCTTTTGATTTATTTCTCCTCATATTAACCCCTTGTATcccagtctttctgattttgctgctgaatgttctgactgtcagacggattttattatccagtaaagtccgcaggggattccggggccacagcaatggagagaatcacaaggacccagagatggagaatcgcagaaaatcaattattttgctcatcagtatatccggcagttttatactgttatgggcgacACTGGTTGTGTTTGTCATTtacaggcgaattgcagatattcagaaatattcctccgacactgaccctctctttatcacagatcacacatcaaatatgctgcagcttctcagttcctgcaccaacacgtgtatttacgctgtgacccagactaaattcagacaggagctgaagaaggcagtgaaataccctctcaatctcattgctaaATTAGTCAAATCACAGAAAGAGCTGAAGGATTTCAAACACTGCAATTAATCCCATTCCATATTCCATTCCCTGCACTCTCCACAGGActgaaagtacattttatattcacagctggAGACCTGAAATGAATTTAAATCTGATTCTAAGATTATATTTCATTGATAATCTGACGTATTGAGGCGGGACTTGCTCAGCAGAAGATTCATGAATTGCTTCTCAAAAAGGCGTCATTGAAAAGCTCggctggattcaactaaacccaccctgctTCTCGCGCAAAATGGACCAAGCTGCAAATGACAGTGTTTGTGAGATGGCGAGagaggcaggaactgcagtgagacagggacaccaacagatggggcTAGTGAGAGTGgcggaaactgcagtgagacagggacaccaaaatATGGCGATGGTGAAAGGGGAAGAaacttgcagtgagacagggacaccagcagatggagatggcgagcgaggcagaaactgcagtgagacagggacactaaaaggtggagatggtgaggggcagaaactgcagtgagacagggacaccagcagatggagatggcgagcgaggcagaaactgcagtgagacagggacactgaaagatggagatggtgagagatgcagaaactgcagtgagacagggacaccagcagatggagatggtgagagggggctataactgcagtgagacattgacaccaggagatggagatgtgagagtgggcagcaactgcagtgagactgggacacaagcagatgacaatggtgagagggggcagtaactgcagtgagacaggcacaccaatagatagagatagtgagagggcgatagtaactgcagtaagactgggacaccagcagatggggatagtGAGAGGGGCAACAAcaaagaaacagagaaaataggaaagCTCCAGCAGACCCCCAAAagcataaaatcaaaatactgctgatgctggcaatattgagcatttccagcactttgtttttctctcagccccgaaaacacacagtcttcttttctgtatttagaaatgaatttcaCAATGACACATTTATATTTATTATtagtttcctctctggttaaagctattGTTGGAGAATTCCTCGTGCCAAAAGATTCTCTCTCTGCATCATCGACCCTGCAACTTTCAAAAAGATTCTCCTTGAGatgaagagaaataaaattgatgcaAACAAAGAAAAGGATTTTGAACataaaacaaacacagcaagagcccagggctctttctctcactcgctgacatcaacaatctctcagtgacttcccatcttacaaacacatcccccgatacagagccagagaatgggaagtgattggaaatGTGTGAGAGAGTTTTTggagctgagtacctgcccattgCCCTGTTTATCCAGGTtaacagagccagctctgagcagagacatgacaaggagctgcttcctgatgacctgcaaactttttaCTCCAAACCCCATTGTGGATAACATTGCTGCAATTtgcagacagacatttgcagcaatcattctgttcccagaaactgtgaaattctatCTTTAAACGGAGATGAAGATGCAAACGtttaatcactgccccagcattaAAGTTAACTAAAAATCAAGACACCCTCAAGGGTGGGAGATGGGGTTGTGGGGAGTAGCTTCTCtccaggggctgggagctgggcagtgactaaacactgcagacccccccccccccagaggctGTGTTTCTAcctctgtgtttaccctgtcatttccagctgtttcactctctctctctcttgttctccctctatttctctgtctgtctctctatattTGTTTCTACTTCATTGTAAAAACaatgaaggatagagagagaaatccacaatatCGGCCATTTAATTCCTGATTCGCAGAAGCATTCAACAATcagtgaattaatttttaaagtggtcgtcactgttgcaatgttggaaatgccgcaggccatttgtgcacacaagatcccataaacagcagtttGATAACAGACAGCGACGCCTCCTCTTCCCCTCTGATTCctatgattccctcactctcctgagtCTATCTCTCTTCTGTTACTCTCAttcggagagacagatggagagaaagagagaaacagagaaatccactctcaggacCTCAATCtccattcaaatggctgctgcacatttcatttaaacctcaaattcacggcactgcccaaaacacccgcATCATTCcacaattataccggcttcaagctcaggccattaattccaggccttctggagagcttTGCAAACAATGAATtcacttttaaagtgcagtcactgttacaatgcaaggAATTCTGGGGGCAagcagtgcacagcaagatcccacttcaaaattcagtttacccagatttgattgtggatttctctctctctgtctttctccatctttctctcccttCCCTACCCCacccacacagcaaaatcccacaggcttcaatatgataatatgcaaataatctgtttattgatgttagttgagggatcccagagagaggaacattcctgcagtttgtaaatctcaaacacccctccccctgaccttctcctgctctcccctacccaccccatccatatttgtttttttttctggatCCCGGATTTAATCTTGATTGAAGcctcctctgaagtgtttctgtcactgtttaaaataaccacatgtcacattgtggcaccgattgattaatggttaaaattgaGAAAGTGTggaggagagaaaagcagaggaagatggagataaACAgctagaaatccacactcagaccctcagtaaCCTGAATATAAAGGTGTCCTAATTGTTGTCCTGTAGGAAATGCCGCAGGGCACttgttgcacagcaagatcccacaggtagcaatgtgataacagccagatttcccctcagtctccagcaagggcaaaactccctctttaaactggaaacaagctgctgattctgtctcaccatttcaaataaggacaaatcacattgctgtgtgtggcatgttttttatttcTTAAAGATTcaaatggagaaggcgagtgtgaagcagagacagagaagagaaagcattgggggtgggggagatagagacacagggaatgaatgtggagacagagagaaagctaacctcagaactacagtaaaatgaattaaaatgggcaccctgcatcttatttaactgtaagCTTCATtgcattgcccaaaacagcagcaaacaTCACAGACAGGGCtgtaaggagcaagtggcaaatggggctCCCTCCTgcagctgctcctttaaccccaggctttcaacctgtttaaaacaccagggccccaatccaacggggactagttaacccagggccccagagaggaaattaaacctcaggctaataaacggaCACAACTCACGTTTGTGTGGGGAGTTGGGTGCAgcttgtggacaaggcctcagtccatcccatctggaggaagctcctgtccaaggattccccgtcccagactttccctcttttcatcttcacgatgcagttttcagaatgaaaatcccTAAGGCAAGAGAGAGAAAATTAATTAAAAGGCATTCGAAAACAAAatagcatagcaagagcccaggaattcccctcggtgacacagacaatctctcagcaacaccctaatacaaacaaatcacaattAATAAGCCAGAGACTAAAAGGGTtgagacagttccctccaccagtgtgtgtctgtgtgtctgtctctttatctctctccgtgtctctgtatctctctctctctgttcctatttcattcgcccctgtgtccctctctgttTATACCCGTTTCTTCCCCTCTATTTCATGTATAATCTTTATTGAAATGAGCTTTGAAATATTACTGTCtctccatttaaaacaacaacaaatcactgtCTTTGTTTtttactattaaaggtttaaatagagagacatggGGAAAGAAAgctgaagagagacagagagagaaatttaaactcagaacttcagttaaaatgaattgaaatgaattGGAAGCATTTGactctcaatgaattaatttttaaagtggtcgtcactgttacaatgttggaaacactgcagaccatttgtgcacagcaagatcccacaagcagcagtgtcataacagctggctacccctctctccctctgattccCTCTATATTTTCCTCATACTCCTGCATCTCTCTtattcctgttactctcattcagagagagagagggacagggagagagagggacagagagagagagagaaatagggggacagagagagaggggcagggagagagagagcggcagagagagggacagagagagtttgacagacagacagagagggagggagtgagacagagaatgGAACAGAGACAGTCAGGCAAAAGTAGGAAGGTGAATGTTTTTTGTgattttgaatttctctgaaaataaaaaataaatcttgAATAAGAAATCCTCCGAGATGAAATGATTcattctcactgctctgacactgatttaccttcaagtagctttttccagtccactttttctgaaTCGACTTCCACTGGCCCAGATTCATTCCCCAAAACTAAATGTAGAACTGACCCATCTTTTGTTGGCCTTGCTACAtactgacccagcctccactgctccctggggaagagtcatagagtaataagcacagaaacaggcccttcagcccatcgtgtccgtgctggacaTCAAGCACCTTTCTATTATAAtctaattttccagcacttggaccatagccttgtatgctgtggtatttctagtgctcatctaaatacttcttaaatgttgtgaaaattccaaagtctaaccagcCGCTGACGCAAAAAAAATCCTCCTCagctttgtcataaatgggagactctttatttttaaactgtgccccccagttctagactcccccacaaggggacattctcccagcatccgccctgtaatgtcccctcagaatcttgtatgtttcaataagatcacctctcattcttctaaactccaatgagtataggcccaacctgttcaaccattcctcacatGACAactccttcattccaggaatcagcctagtcaaccttctctgaactgattccaatacatccaggcctgaccatttctccactttcaaagatgccaaacaccttaatatttccctctcactcagtttatcccatccaatatttcacacactcccctttaactgcaatgtctgcatcgcTCCTCCTCTTTCATGAAGACAGACacgaagtactcattaagaaccatgccacatctcccacctccatacacacgttCCCCTTTTGGTCccgaatactctatccttagttatcctcttgttcttcatgtattaataaaacatctttgtgctttcttaCATTCTACACAGGAATATTTTTTGCTTTTCTTCTTAATTGTACCCCTGCAATTTCTTcaccctctcagctttctgtggtattgagctctcggtatctaacataggcttcccttttgtgccttattctagccGCTTTGCTCCTTGATATCCAAAGGGCTctcgatttgggagtctcaccctttttggctttgtgggaaaatatttgttctcaaccctcactaactctcacttctctgacactcatttaccttcagttagctgtttccaatccactttgctaaaccCTCCCGTCCCTGGATCTAACATCTCCTCTGATGCCCCTGaaagaccctcacatctttcctaatgtgtggtgaccagaacaggatgcaatattccagttgtggcctaaccagagctttgtaaaggttcaacataatttccatgcttttgtactcaacacctctatttatgaagcctaagatgccacatgttttgctgactactctctcaatatgttctaccaccttcaaagatggtgGAACTGTTTTTttgaaaaagaggtcatcagaaggtctttaggACTAagtttgtaaacaacagttactgaaaGAATCCAGGAGTGCTAAAGACACATGCATATgtcactctgtccctgcacactccctagaactgtgccattaattccatattgcctctccttatcccttctcTCAAAAtacataacctcacacttgcctgcattaaattccatctgccacttgtctgcccattctgctcgcctatctatgtcctggtgcAGTCGACTggtatcgtcctcactgtttgaAATTCTCCAGGTTGGTACATCGGCAAaaatattgaaattttactctgtgctccagcatccaagtcatttatacacatcaaaagaagcagtggtccgagcaatgactcttggggaacaccactatccacCACCTTCCAatatgaaaaacaactatttactacaactcgctgttttctgtccatttgcCAATttatgatccaagctgacactggccctcctattccatgagcctcagttttgttaaccagactttatGTGCGACTTTGTCAAGCACTTTCTtataatccatataaaatccatggcattcccttcatcaaccttctctgctactacatcaaacaattcaattcgattagtcaagtacattctgccttttacaaatccttgctgcctttccctaattaactcaaacctctccaaatgcctgttgatttttttctctttcaattgttTATCCAATTcatcttttgaaagctactattgaatctgtctccaccacactatgacacattgcatttcaaatctgatgcATCCGTGTGAAAAAAAAAGATTATCCTCTTGTCACCtctgttttttttttgccaatcaccttcaatctgtgctctctggttatcaatccttcagccattggaagcagtttctcctaaAGCTTTCACAATTTTAAGCACCTCGATCACATTTCCATTTaagcttctctgctcgaaggagaacagccccagcttctccagtctatcaaatGTAACTGGATTAATCTCATCCTGGAACCGTTCTAGTaactctcttctgtacattcaccaaagtctccatgtccttccgaaagtgttTTCCCCGaataggacacaatactccagctggggacaaactattattttataggggtttagaataacttcctgacttttataccctagacctctgtttataaagctcaggattccatctgctttattaacctatCAGCAAAGAGGGAGATTCTAGCAGaaccattgaccagttcccttcGACATGAATCCATGAGTCATTCCAAGACTGGCGGGAGGTTTTAGGGGAGTCCAGAGAGAAGCCCGACCTGGTCAGCTTTTTTCAAGCAGAAAGCCATCAATGTATTGGCAGTGATATCAATAAAGCCCTGAAgaagacgggaggaggccattcagcccctcgagcctgtcctgcccattcaAGCAGTTaccggctgatttgctccttatccacatcaagCAGTCTCCGCTTCATAAacgttaataccctttcctaacaaatctctaccgacaaccAGGAATTAATATTACTGTCTGTTAACACTGGAGAATTCCTtccataaacctctccgcctctctacctctaattcctgcttaaagacgttccttaaaactaacctctttgaccaagcttttggtcttcagCCTTAATCTCCCATGATGTGGTTTGgtacttagaggactgggagccagtgcaggtgagttaggctgaaggtgttgggcgagatggacttggtgagggttggacatggaagcagggattgGGAACAGTTGATAGTGAGGAAAGCTGGAATTTGAgtgtctggtcagcagtgaattggaggaaaggagtcaggagttggcacagttgtAATTTTACCCGAGCAATTAACCATTATAGAATAAACAAGTACATATTTACAGTGAAATAGCggagagaagattttcttttattctttcatgtgatgtgagctccgctggcaaggtcagcatttgttgcccttgacaacctgctgggccgtttcagagggcagttcagagtctgc
This window of the Heterodontus francisci isolate sHetFra1 chromosome 39, sHetFra1.hap1, whole genome shotgun sequence genome carries:
- the LOC137352863 gene encoding probable G-protein coupled receptor 139, with the protein product MAYPVIYQVERIYHPLLAAIGVPVNLVAIVILSRGKCGLSKCITVYLVGMAVADLLVVITEPILQRTVSIYFPDSFLRITPVCSLITILCSAATVVSVWLTVTFTFDRFVAICCEKLKTKYCSEKTAAVVVGTVSVLGCLVSLPCYFTQEQNYMIDNVPMGCVFKLSFFTSPIWAAFDLFLLILTPCIPVFLILLLNVLTVRRILLSSKVRRGFRGHSNGENHKDPEMENRRKSIILLISISGSFILLWATLVVFVIYRRIADIQKYSSDTDPLFITDHTSNMLQLLSSCTNTCIYAVTQTKFRQELKKAVKYPLNLIAKLVKSQKELKDFKHCN